The Calypte anna isolate BGI_N300 chromosome 2, bCalAnn1_v1.p, whole genome shotgun sequence genome includes a window with the following:
- the ANO10 gene encoding anoctamin-10 isoform X1, whose protein sequence is MEPAAGAGSKKMAESWSFLDTFESNFRPLVVIELAKGTKKETIEWFTKRVVDKKANGGAQLLVKPLATENGDENIYLVGASHLRLLLGAETVGLVKECSDNSMRAFTYSSRKTFKDFADDNQNFLTMAECQYIIKHELENLRAKDEKMIPGYPQAKLYPGKSIVRRLLTSGVLVQIFPLHDREELKKLRHSWYGRVKVGYQPLDEIRCYFGETIALYFGFLEYFTFALIPMAVIGIPYYVFAWEDYDKYVMFATFNLLWSTAILEVWKRICAIMTYHWGTLLMKRQFEEPRPGFHGVLGVNPVTGREEPVYSSIKRQLRIYLVSLPFVCLCLYFSLYVMMIYFDLEQWAMDYHEENGSTFSSLMLFVPSIIYAVVIEIMNRIYRYAAEFLTSWENHRLESSYQNHLILKVLVFNFLNCFASLFYIAFVLFDMKLLRQSLATLLITSQILNQFAESLLPYWLQKRQKMRMKKRVHTLKKDTDLSLAEQVNLEKEMGTYFGTFDDYLELFLQFGYVSLFSCVYPLAAVFAVLNNITEIYSDALKMCRVYKRPFAEPTANIGVWQLAFETMSVISVVTNCILIGMSPQVNALFPDSKMDLILTVALVEHLLLAIKFIMAFVIPDKPRDIQIKLARLEFESLEALKQQQMQLAAESLKE, encoded by the exons ATGGAGCCGGCAGCCGGCG CAGGCTCtaaaaaaatggcagaaagctGGTCTTTCTTGGATACTTTTGAGTCAAACTTCAGGCCTCTGGTAGTGATTGAACTTGCAAAAGGCACCAAAAAGGAAACCATAGAATGGTTCACCAAACGGGTTGTGgacaaaaaagcaaatggag gtGCACAACTGCTGGTTAAGCCATTGGCTACAGAAAATggagatgaaaatatttatctggTTGGAGCTTCCCACTTGAGGCTGTTGCTGGGGGCTGAAACTGTGGGTTTGGTGAAGGAATGTAGTGATAACTCGATGAGAGCTTTTACATACAGCAGTAGAAAAACTTTCAAAGATTTTGCAG ATGACAACCAAAATTTCCTAACAATGGCAGAATGTCAGTATATCATCAAACATGAACTTGAAAACTTGAGAGCTAAGGATGAAAAAATGATCCCTGGATATCCTCAGGCAAAGCTGTACCCAGGAAAATCAATTG TGAGAAGATTATTGACCAGTGGTGTTCTAGTTCAGATCTTCCCACTGCATGATAGGGAAGAGTTGAAAAAGCTCCGTCACAGCTGGTATGGCCGAGTGAAAGTTGGCTATCAACCCTTAG atgaGATACGCTGCTACTTCGGCGAAACCATTGCTCTCTACTTTGGCTTCTTGGAGTACTTCACCTTTGCTTTGATTCCAATGGCTGTGATTGGGATTCCTTATTATGTGTTTGCATGGGAAGACTATGACAAGTACGTGATGTTTGCCACGTTCAATCTGCTCTGGTCCACTGCAATACTGGAAGTTTGGAAGCGGATTTGTGCCATCATGACGTACCACTGGGGGACACTGTTGATGAAACGACAGTTTGAAGAACCAAGGCCAGGTTTCCACGGTGTCCTGGGTGTCAATCCTGTCACTGGGAGGGAGGAACCAGTGTACTCAAGTATTAAGAGACAGCTACGAATATACCTGGTGTCCTTACCATTTGTGTGCCTTTGCCTCTACTTCTCACTGTACGTGATGATGATTTACTTCGATTTGGAACAGTGGGCTATGGATTATCACGAAGAGAATGGGTCTACCTTCAGCAGCTTGATGCTATTTGTGCCCAGTATCATATATGCTGTAGTGATTGAAATTATGAACCGTATATATCGGTATGCTGCTGAATTCCTAACGTCATGGG AAAACCACAGGCTGGAGTCTTCATATCAGAATCATTTAATTCTGAAGGTTTTAGTG ttcaACTTCTTAAATTGTTTTGCATCTCTCTTCTACATTGCCTTTGTGCTGTTTGATATGAAGCTTTTGAGGCAG AGCTTGGCTACTTTGCTGATAACTTCGCAGATCCTTAATCAGTTTGCAGAATCCTTACTTCCTTACTGGCTCCAAAAGAGACAGAAGATGAGGATGAAGAAACGTGTGCATACTCTGAAAAAAGATACGGACCTGTCACTAGCTGAACAAGTCAACTTGGAGAAGGAAATGGGCACCTATTTT GGTACTTTTGATGATTACCTGGAGTTGTTCTTACAGTTTGGCTATGTGAGTCTTTTCTCATGTGTTTATCCACTGGCAGCTGTCTTTGCAGTGTTAAACAACATCACAGAGATATATTCTGATGCTTTAAAGATGTGTAGAGTTTACAAGCGTCCATTTGCAGAACCTACAGCAAATATTGGTGTTTGGCAG ttggctTTTGAAACTATGAGTGTAATATCAGTGGTTACCAACTGTATACTGATTGGAATGTCTCCACAAGTGAATGCCCTTTTTCCAGACTCAAAAATGGACCTTATTCTGACTGTGGCATTGGTGGAG
- the ANO10 gene encoding anoctamin-10 isoform X4, whose product MEPAAGAGSKKMAESWSFLDTFESNFRPLVVIELAKGTKKETIEWFTKRVVDKKANGGAQLLVKPLATENGDENIYLVGASHLRLLLGAETVGLVKECSDNSMRAFTYSSRKTFKDFADDNQNFLTMAECQYIIKHELENLRAKDEKMIPGYPQAKLYPGKSIVRRLLTSGVLVQIFPLHDREELKKLRHSWYGRVKVGYQPLDEIRCYFGETIALYFGFLEYFTFALIPMAVIGIPYYVFAWEDYDKYVMFATFNLLWSTAILEVWKRICAIMTYHWGTLLMKRQFEEPRPGFHGVLGVNPVTGREEPVYSSIKRQLRIYLVSLPFVCLCLYFSLYVMMIYFDLEQWAMDYHEENGSTFSSLMLFVPSIIYAVVIEIMNRIYRYAAEFLTSWENHRLESSYQNHLILKVLVFNFLNCFASLFYIAFVLFDMKLLRQSLATLLITSQILNQFAESLLPYWLQKRQKMRMKKRVHTLKKDTDLSLAEQVNLEKEMGTYFGTFDDYLELFLQFGYVSLFSCVYPLAAVFAVLNNITEIYSDALKMCRVYKRPFAEPTANIGVWQLAFETMSVISVVTNCILIGMSPQVNALFPDSKMDLILTVALVEVP is encoded by the exons ATGGAGCCGGCAGCCGGCG CAGGCTCtaaaaaaatggcagaaagctGGTCTTTCTTGGATACTTTTGAGTCAAACTTCAGGCCTCTGGTAGTGATTGAACTTGCAAAAGGCACCAAAAAGGAAACCATAGAATGGTTCACCAAACGGGTTGTGgacaaaaaagcaaatggag gtGCACAACTGCTGGTTAAGCCATTGGCTACAGAAAATggagatgaaaatatttatctggTTGGAGCTTCCCACTTGAGGCTGTTGCTGGGGGCTGAAACTGTGGGTTTGGTGAAGGAATGTAGTGATAACTCGATGAGAGCTTTTACATACAGCAGTAGAAAAACTTTCAAAGATTTTGCAG ATGACAACCAAAATTTCCTAACAATGGCAGAATGTCAGTATATCATCAAACATGAACTTGAAAACTTGAGAGCTAAGGATGAAAAAATGATCCCTGGATATCCTCAGGCAAAGCTGTACCCAGGAAAATCAATTG TGAGAAGATTATTGACCAGTGGTGTTCTAGTTCAGATCTTCCCACTGCATGATAGGGAAGAGTTGAAAAAGCTCCGTCACAGCTGGTATGGCCGAGTGAAAGTTGGCTATCAACCCTTAG atgaGATACGCTGCTACTTCGGCGAAACCATTGCTCTCTACTTTGGCTTCTTGGAGTACTTCACCTTTGCTTTGATTCCAATGGCTGTGATTGGGATTCCTTATTATGTGTTTGCATGGGAAGACTATGACAAGTACGTGATGTTTGCCACGTTCAATCTGCTCTGGTCCACTGCAATACTGGAAGTTTGGAAGCGGATTTGTGCCATCATGACGTACCACTGGGGGACACTGTTGATGAAACGACAGTTTGAAGAACCAAGGCCAGGTTTCCACGGTGTCCTGGGTGTCAATCCTGTCACTGGGAGGGAGGAACCAGTGTACTCAAGTATTAAGAGACAGCTACGAATATACCTGGTGTCCTTACCATTTGTGTGCCTTTGCCTCTACTTCTCACTGTACGTGATGATGATTTACTTCGATTTGGAACAGTGGGCTATGGATTATCACGAAGAGAATGGGTCTACCTTCAGCAGCTTGATGCTATTTGTGCCCAGTATCATATATGCTGTAGTGATTGAAATTATGAACCGTATATATCGGTATGCTGCTGAATTCCTAACGTCATGGG AAAACCACAGGCTGGAGTCTTCATATCAGAATCATTTAATTCTGAAGGTTTTAGTG ttcaACTTCTTAAATTGTTTTGCATCTCTCTTCTACATTGCCTTTGTGCTGTTTGATATGAAGCTTTTGAGGCAG AGCTTGGCTACTTTGCTGATAACTTCGCAGATCCTTAATCAGTTTGCAGAATCCTTACTTCCTTACTGGCTCCAAAAGAGACAGAAGATGAGGATGAAGAAACGTGTGCATACTCTGAAAAAAGATACGGACCTGTCACTAGCTGAACAAGTCAACTTGGAGAAGGAAATGGGCACCTATTTT GGTACTTTTGATGATTACCTGGAGTTGTTCTTACAGTTTGGCTATGTGAGTCTTTTCTCATGTGTTTATCCACTGGCAGCTGTCTTTGCAGTGTTAAACAACATCACAGAGATATATTCTGATGCTTTAAAGATGTGTAGAGTTTACAAGCGTCCATTTGCAGAACCTACAGCAAATATTGGTGTTTGGCAG ttggctTTTGAAACTATGAGTGTAATATCAGTGGTTACCAACTGTATACTGATTGGAATGTCTCCACAAGTGAATGCCCTTTTTCCAGACTCAAAAATGGACCTTATTCTGACTGTGGCATTGGTGGAG GTGCCGTGA
- the ANO10 gene encoding anoctamin-10 isoform X2, with the protein MEPAAGGSKKMAESWSFLDTFESNFRPLVVIELAKGTKKETIEWFTKRVVDKKANGGAQLLVKPLATENGDENIYLVGASHLRLLLGAETVGLVKECSDNSMRAFTYSSRKTFKDFADDNQNFLTMAECQYIIKHELENLRAKDEKMIPGYPQAKLYPGKSIVRRLLTSGVLVQIFPLHDREELKKLRHSWYGRVKVGYQPLDEIRCYFGETIALYFGFLEYFTFALIPMAVIGIPYYVFAWEDYDKYVMFATFNLLWSTAILEVWKRICAIMTYHWGTLLMKRQFEEPRPGFHGVLGVNPVTGREEPVYSSIKRQLRIYLVSLPFVCLCLYFSLYVMMIYFDLEQWAMDYHEENGSTFSSLMLFVPSIIYAVVIEIMNRIYRYAAEFLTSWENHRLESSYQNHLILKVLVFNFLNCFASLFYIAFVLFDMKLLRQSLATLLITSQILNQFAESLLPYWLQKRQKMRMKKRVHTLKKDTDLSLAEQVNLEKEMGTYFGTFDDYLELFLQFGYVSLFSCVYPLAAVFAVLNNITEIYSDALKMCRVYKRPFAEPTANIGVWQLAFETMSVISVVTNCILIGMSPQVNALFPDSKMDLILTVALVEHLLLAIKFIMAFVIPDKPRDIQIKLARLEFESLEALKQQQMQLAAESLKE; encoded by the exons ATGGAGCCGGCAGCCGGCG GCTCtaaaaaaatggcagaaagctGGTCTTTCTTGGATACTTTTGAGTCAAACTTCAGGCCTCTGGTAGTGATTGAACTTGCAAAAGGCACCAAAAAGGAAACCATAGAATGGTTCACCAAACGGGTTGTGgacaaaaaagcaaatggag gtGCACAACTGCTGGTTAAGCCATTGGCTACAGAAAATggagatgaaaatatttatctggTTGGAGCTTCCCACTTGAGGCTGTTGCTGGGGGCTGAAACTGTGGGTTTGGTGAAGGAATGTAGTGATAACTCGATGAGAGCTTTTACATACAGCAGTAGAAAAACTTTCAAAGATTTTGCAG ATGACAACCAAAATTTCCTAACAATGGCAGAATGTCAGTATATCATCAAACATGAACTTGAAAACTTGAGAGCTAAGGATGAAAAAATGATCCCTGGATATCCTCAGGCAAAGCTGTACCCAGGAAAATCAATTG TGAGAAGATTATTGACCAGTGGTGTTCTAGTTCAGATCTTCCCACTGCATGATAGGGAAGAGTTGAAAAAGCTCCGTCACAGCTGGTATGGCCGAGTGAAAGTTGGCTATCAACCCTTAG atgaGATACGCTGCTACTTCGGCGAAACCATTGCTCTCTACTTTGGCTTCTTGGAGTACTTCACCTTTGCTTTGATTCCAATGGCTGTGATTGGGATTCCTTATTATGTGTTTGCATGGGAAGACTATGACAAGTACGTGATGTTTGCCACGTTCAATCTGCTCTGGTCCACTGCAATACTGGAAGTTTGGAAGCGGATTTGTGCCATCATGACGTACCACTGGGGGACACTGTTGATGAAACGACAGTTTGAAGAACCAAGGCCAGGTTTCCACGGTGTCCTGGGTGTCAATCCTGTCACTGGGAGGGAGGAACCAGTGTACTCAAGTATTAAGAGACAGCTACGAATATACCTGGTGTCCTTACCATTTGTGTGCCTTTGCCTCTACTTCTCACTGTACGTGATGATGATTTACTTCGATTTGGAACAGTGGGCTATGGATTATCACGAAGAGAATGGGTCTACCTTCAGCAGCTTGATGCTATTTGTGCCCAGTATCATATATGCTGTAGTGATTGAAATTATGAACCGTATATATCGGTATGCTGCTGAATTCCTAACGTCATGGG AAAACCACAGGCTGGAGTCTTCATATCAGAATCATTTAATTCTGAAGGTTTTAGTG ttcaACTTCTTAAATTGTTTTGCATCTCTCTTCTACATTGCCTTTGTGCTGTTTGATATGAAGCTTTTGAGGCAG AGCTTGGCTACTTTGCTGATAACTTCGCAGATCCTTAATCAGTTTGCAGAATCCTTACTTCCTTACTGGCTCCAAAAGAGACAGAAGATGAGGATGAAGAAACGTGTGCATACTCTGAAAAAAGATACGGACCTGTCACTAGCTGAACAAGTCAACTTGGAGAAGGAAATGGGCACCTATTTT GGTACTTTTGATGATTACCTGGAGTTGTTCTTACAGTTTGGCTATGTGAGTCTTTTCTCATGTGTTTATCCACTGGCAGCTGTCTTTGCAGTGTTAAACAACATCACAGAGATATATTCTGATGCTTTAAAGATGTGTAGAGTTTACAAGCGTCCATTTGCAGAACCTACAGCAAATATTGGTGTTTGGCAG ttggctTTTGAAACTATGAGTGTAATATCAGTGGTTACCAACTGTATACTGATTGGAATGTCTCCACAAGTGAATGCCCTTTTTCCAGACTCAAAAATGGACCTTATTCTGACTGTGGCATTGGTGGAG
- the ANO10 gene encoding anoctamin-10 isoform X3 — protein sequence MAESWSFLDTFESNFRPLVVIELAKGTKKETIEWFTKRVVDKKANGGAQLLVKPLATENGDENIYLVGASHLRLLLGAETVGLVKECSDNSMRAFTYSSRKTFKDFADDNQNFLTMAECQYIIKHELENLRAKDEKMIPGYPQAKLYPGKSIVRRLLTSGVLVQIFPLHDREELKKLRHSWYGRVKVGYQPLDEIRCYFGETIALYFGFLEYFTFALIPMAVIGIPYYVFAWEDYDKYVMFATFNLLWSTAILEVWKRICAIMTYHWGTLLMKRQFEEPRPGFHGVLGVNPVTGREEPVYSSIKRQLRIYLVSLPFVCLCLYFSLYVMMIYFDLEQWAMDYHEENGSTFSSLMLFVPSIIYAVVIEIMNRIYRYAAEFLTSWENHRLESSYQNHLILKVLVFNFLNCFASLFYIAFVLFDMKLLRQSLATLLITSQILNQFAESLLPYWLQKRQKMRMKKRVHTLKKDTDLSLAEQVNLEKEMGTYFGTFDDYLELFLQFGYVSLFSCVYPLAAVFAVLNNITEIYSDALKMCRVYKRPFAEPTANIGVWQLAFETMSVISVVTNCILIGMSPQVNALFPDSKMDLILTVALVEHLLLAIKFIMAFVIPDKPRDIQIKLARLEFESLEALKQQQMQLAAESLKE from the exons atggcagaaagctGGTCTTTCTTGGATACTTTTGAGTCAAACTTCAGGCCTCTGGTAGTGATTGAACTTGCAAAAGGCACCAAAAAGGAAACCATAGAATGGTTCACCAAACGGGTTGTGgacaaaaaagcaaatggag gtGCACAACTGCTGGTTAAGCCATTGGCTACAGAAAATggagatgaaaatatttatctggTTGGAGCTTCCCACTTGAGGCTGTTGCTGGGGGCTGAAACTGTGGGTTTGGTGAAGGAATGTAGTGATAACTCGATGAGAGCTTTTACATACAGCAGTAGAAAAACTTTCAAAGATTTTGCAG ATGACAACCAAAATTTCCTAACAATGGCAGAATGTCAGTATATCATCAAACATGAACTTGAAAACTTGAGAGCTAAGGATGAAAAAATGATCCCTGGATATCCTCAGGCAAAGCTGTACCCAGGAAAATCAATTG TGAGAAGATTATTGACCAGTGGTGTTCTAGTTCAGATCTTCCCACTGCATGATAGGGAAGAGTTGAAAAAGCTCCGTCACAGCTGGTATGGCCGAGTGAAAGTTGGCTATCAACCCTTAG atgaGATACGCTGCTACTTCGGCGAAACCATTGCTCTCTACTTTGGCTTCTTGGAGTACTTCACCTTTGCTTTGATTCCAATGGCTGTGATTGGGATTCCTTATTATGTGTTTGCATGGGAAGACTATGACAAGTACGTGATGTTTGCCACGTTCAATCTGCTCTGGTCCACTGCAATACTGGAAGTTTGGAAGCGGATTTGTGCCATCATGACGTACCACTGGGGGACACTGTTGATGAAACGACAGTTTGAAGAACCAAGGCCAGGTTTCCACGGTGTCCTGGGTGTCAATCCTGTCACTGGGAGGGAGGAACCAGTGTACTCAAGTATTAAGAGACAGCTACGAATATACCTGGTGTCCTTACCATTTGTGTGCCTTTGCCTCTACTTCTCACTGTACGTGATGATGATTTACTTCGATTTGGAACAGTGGGCTATGGATTATCACGAAGAGAATGGGTCTACCTTCAGCAGCTTGATGCTATTTGTGCCCAGTATCATATATGCTGTAGTGATTGAAATTATGAACCGTATATATCGGTATGCTGCTGAATTCCTAACGTCATGGG AAAACCACAGGCTGGAGTCTTCATATCAGAATCATTTAATTCTGAAGGTTTTAGTG ttcaACTTCTTAAATTGTTTTGCATCTCTCTTCTACATTGCCTTTGTGCTGTTTGATATGAAGCTTTTGAGGCAG AGCTTGGCTACTTTGCTGATAACTTCGCAGATCCTTAATCAGTTTGCAGAATCCTTACTTCCTTACTGGCTCCAAAAGAGACAGAAGATGAGGATGAAGAAACGTGTGCATACTCTGAAAAAAGATACGGACCTGTCACTAGCTGAACAAGTCAACTTGGAGAAGGAAATGGGCACCTATTTT GGTACTTTTGATGATTACCTGGAGTTGTTCTTACAGTTTGGCTATGTGAGTCTTTTCTCATGTGTTTATCCACTGGCAGCTGTCTTTGCAGTGTTAAACAACATCACAGAGATATATTCTGATGCTTTAAAGATGTGTAGAGTTTACAAGCGTCCATTTGCAGAACCTACAGCAAATATTGGTGTTTGGCAG ttggctTTTGAAACTATGAGTGTAATATCAGTGGTTACCAACTGTATACTGATTGGAATGTCTCCACAAGTGAATGCCCTTTTTCCAGACTCAAAAATGGACCTTATTCTGACTGTGGCATTGGTGGAG